From the genome of Naumovozyma castellii chromosome 7, complete genome:
tatgTTCACATGCGacagaaaaggaagaaaagagCTTATACGTTTGCgattattaatattagtTTTTGGCggattattattattataattcCGCTTTCAATTTGGGTTTTCGAATCACGCAAGCAGTTAAtagttttcttttttttttttaaacgTTCATCTTTTTTGTAtattgtttttttattattgttttaatGCAtaagaaatgaaaattgTAACAAACAACGTTTGAAGATACGTTTATCTCAGACGTACTGATATATTGTctctttatttatttagCGGTATCTTGAACTATGAGTGGGATTGTTAAACAAACTTATGAAACACATCCTTAAGAAAGATTTTTTTACTAACATACaatctgttgttgttttttaTTAGATGTCAAGGGTATTAACTACGTTATCAATTATGACATGCCAGGTAACATTGAAGATTATGTACACAGAATTGGTAGAACTGGTAGAGCTGGTGCCACCGGTACTGctatttctttcttcactGAAGGTAATAAGAGTCTAGGTGCTCCATTAATATCAATTATGAGAGAAGctaaacaaaatattccggaagatttattgaaatatgaTAGAAGAGCTCGTGGTCCACACCCAAGATACGGTGGTGGTGGTTACGGTGGCCGTGGTGGTTATGGCCGTGGTGGTCGTGGCGGTTACGGTCGTGGTAATGGTGGCTATGGTGGTGGCCGTGGTGGTTACGGTGGTTCAAGAGATGGTGGATGGAACAGAAACGGTGGTGGTAACAGATATTAGGGCATTGCCAATTCTTTTATCATTCCGTGTTATAACTTACTATTCGAATTAgctaatatttttaaaaaaactctgtatattattaaatattttttactCTAATGTTTGATAGAACATATTATTATGGCAAGTATATAATATTTAGCAGCATGAATAAAAATTCTCCCTTCTGAAAGTATTGTACATTTTtagattcaaattcaaatcattcGTTTAAATAGTAGTATGCAATGCATAGACAAATAAACCCCAAAATTGCCACCAAAATTCCACCATTTTCATTAGAATCTCTGGTGACGTTTACTGGTTTTACAACTTCAACAGGCTTACTTTCCTTATCTAATTCACCAATGCGAAGTTTCCTTAGAATTTGTAAAGCATCATCTGAATGGCCAATATCAAGGAAATGTTCAGTAGCATCTTGTCCAGctaattcaaatataatttcatctCCACCTGGATGTTCATCTAAAAATTTGGAGACATCGTAGACCTTGCCTTCAATGATGATCCATGCATCATCTGGCTTATTATGTTCTGCAATTTGCTGATAACTGTAAACTTGTGACATATTTTACCGTTTGTATTGTATGACCGATATATGACGAATCCGAGTATCTATTAATGACAGATAAATAGATAGTTTTGACAGTTTCTTTTATATTgcaaaattttgaaaaaactGTCGTTAAATTTTGTACTCTTCGTTTATTTAGAATTTCACGTAAGCGACCTCGAACAATGAAACCTAACGGCCCTAAACGGAGCCCTAAGGGCAAATCTGCCACCTTTTTGGCCGACATGTCCGAAACAGATGTTACCCgaatatttattctattTTAGggttaaagaaaatataaaagaataaagCCCTTGTTTTTTAAACACAATTTACCCTAGGGTTTGAAGGAATCTATGTTACAGTTTTATTCATACTTAATACGTACGTCATATTGACTATATTTATCTATCTTTATTAAGTGAAGTTAATCATTCCCATGCGAAATCAATACCAGCTTCTGTTAGTTTATTCATTCTCTCTTCATGCTTGGTATGAGCACGTTCCTTCAACTCCTTGGCGgtcttctttatcttcatttGGGTAAAGGCTCTCTTCTTATATTTATACAACTTTTCAATCTTGGCACCCTTTGGTAGCAAACGCACTTGCAATAAGTGACCCATTACCAAATAATTGTTCATGGCATCTTGAGCAATATTAGCGTCATCCTTATTGGCGAATTCAATGAACCCATAATGTCTGGAATTTCCTGTCTTCTTATTTCTAGCCAATCTaacttctttcaaatcaccaaattgagaaaaatatttacttAATTCTCTTTCATGAAACCCCTGGGGTAACCTACTTACGTAAAGAATACTTGAATATTCAGCAAGtggtttcttcttattGGAATCCTTTTCTTGAGTTtgttgcttcttcttctttgggTCTAATGTTTTAATTTTATGCTTTTGAGCCTTGGAgccatcttcatcttcactTTCAGCTTCAGAAAGACCTTCAATTTCGCTTTCTTCTTCcgataatgatgattctTCGTTCAAAGATTGTAGTTCAATATTCTCTTCAGATTTTGgcttttcttcttctactttcttcttctccacTAGATCCTTCTTATTCGTCACTTTGGCCATCGTTTATACTTTGATTTTCTACTTCTTTGATACCTTTTTATGATAGATGATCCattgtaatattatatttaattggaaaattatcTTAGCGATGAGCTCTGCAcggaaaaaaaattggaaaattttgtGCCAGAAATTGAATCACTATATACGGTGAGTCACAAATTAACAAAGCTATACAATAGCGtcatttcattaaattatataGTTATATAGTTATCTTAATAAAGTTCATAAAGTTTCTAGTCTAATACTGTAGCAGCTGCCTTGGCACCCTTTTCCTTAATGATTTCCTCATTGGCAGCTAATCTGATCTTAATTTCAGCATCCGTGGCAGCCTTGAATCTCTTCTGAAAGTTCCAGTTCATCTCTTCGCCATTAGTCAGATAAGACGCGTTCCCATTCATGGTCATTTTCCACTTGTGCTTGTCATCATGAGAACGTTCATACCTGTCCATCGAGCAACTTCCACTTCTAATGATAGTTCCCTTATCATCTATAGGATCTCTAACATTCTTCAATCCCAAAATACTTGTCCCTAAGGCTGCTTTCGTGGCAGCATGagtaaataaaattacGTTAGTTACATTGGggaatttttcttccacTTGTTTAAAAAATGCAGCCCAAAATTTGTAACATCTCTGTAAAATTTCATCCTCAGTTTCACCCTTATTACTTGGGACAGTACAATTATCCCAACCATTGCTTAACAAGCCAGGGAAGAACTTCTCCA
Proteins encoded in this window:
- the CYB5 gene encoding Cyb5p (ancestral locus Anc_2.166); translation: MSQVYSYQQIAEHNKPDDAWIIIEGKVYDVSKFLDEHPGGDEIIFELAGQDATEHFLDIGHSDDALQILRKLRIGELDKESKPVEVVKPVNVTRDSNENGGILVAILGFICLCIAYYYLNE
- the NOP15 gene encoding rRNA-binding ribosome biosynthesis protein NOP15 (ancestral locus Anc_2.167) → MAKVTNKKDLVEKKKVEEEKPKSEENIELQSLNEESSLSEEESEIEGLSEAESEDEDGSKAQKHKIKTLDPKKKKQQTQEKDSNKKKPLAEYSSILYVSRLPQGFHERELSKYFSQFGDLKEVRLARNKKTGNSRHYGFIEFANKDDANIAQDAMNNYLVMGHLLQVRLLPKGAKIEKLYKYKKRAFTQMKIKKTAKELKERAHTKHEERMNKLTEAGIDFAWE
- the NCAS0G02590 gene encoding uncharacterized protein (ancestral locus Anc_2.169), whose translation is MALQTIYVVRHGFRSNWVTQGPYPDPPLGIENDVPLAEHGLDQAKDVAKYIATFPEDKKPQLIISSPFYRCIQTSKPTAELLQLPLYLERGLGEWFVPERENIPVPAGIKDLEKFFPGLLSNGWDNCTVPSNKGETEDEILQRCYKFWAAFFKQVEEKFPNVTNVILFTHAATKAALGTSILGLKNVRDPIDDKGTIIRSGSCSMDRYERSHDDKHKWKMTMNGNASYLTNGEEMNWNFQKRFKAATDAEIKIRLAANEEIIKEKGAKAAATVLD